The genomic window TGCGGACACTCTCCTCGATGGCCTCCGACACGGTCCTCGCCTGCTCCCGCGAGACGAGGGGGCCCATATGGACGCCCTCCTCGAGCCCCGGGCCGATTCGCATCTTGGCGGTGCGGTCCTTGAGCTTCTCGAGGAACGCCGGGGCGACGTCCGCATGGACGAGGAGCTTCGAGCCGGCCCAGCACATCTGGCCCGCGTTCTGGAAGGCCCCGAAGGCGACGCCCGCGACGGCCTTGTCCATCCTCGCGTCGGGGAGCACGATCTGGGGGTTCTTCCCGCCCAGCTCGAGCGCCGTGGGCGTGATGCGGTCCGCGGCGATCCGCAGGAGCTGCTTCCCGGTCTCCGTGGACCCGGTCAGCGTGACGCTGTCCACGTCCGGATGGCGGACGAGCGCCTCTCCGACCTCCTTGCCCGGACCCGTGACCACGTTGAACGCGCCGGGAGGGAATCCGGCCGTCTCCGCGAGCTCGGCGACCCTCAGGGCGGAGAGCGGCGTGAGGCTCGCCGGCTTGAGGACGACCGTGTTGCCCGCGGCGAGGGCGGGCGCGATTCCGCGGCACGCCAGGAGAAGCGGGTAGTTCCACGGGGCGATATGGGCGGTGACGCCCAGGGGCTCGCGGAGCGTGTAGTCCAACCGCGCGCCCGGCACGGGGATCGTAGCGCCTTGAATTTTATCGGCAATCCCTGCATAATATTCGAATAGCTTGTAGACGTACGCCACATCGCCCTTGGCCTCTCGCAACGGCTTTCCCACATTGAGGGATTCCAGTCTCGCGAGCTCCTCGAACCGATCCCGGATCTGCTGGGCCAGGAGGAACAGGAGACGGCCCCGCTTGCTGGGGTCCATGTCCCGCCAATCCGGGGACTCGAACGCGGCGCGTGCGGCCTCCACCGCGGAATCCACGTCCTCCCGGGTGCCCGAGGCGACCCGGGCGATCGCCCGGTTCGTCGCGGGATCCAGGACCTCCACGGTCTTCCCCGAGGAGGCAGGGACGGACTTGCCGCGGACGAAGAGCCCGTGTTCGGTGACGTCCATGGTCACTCCCGCGCACCAAGGTGCCCGCGTCCTATAAGCGTGTGGCGTTCCGGCCGTCCACCGATGGACTCTTATCCCGAACTCCGCATCCGGGCCGCCGAGGAGGTCCCGTGGTCGACGTGGTTCGCCAGACGCGTCGGCTTCTCTGGCGGGACGCCGCGCGACACGCGTTCGAACTGCGGCCCATGCTCCTCGACCAGTTCCGCCACGAGGACTTCCGCGGGCGCCGGGTCCTCGATGTGGGCACGGGAGAAGGCCGGGTCGCGTTCGTCGCCGCCGGATTGGGCGGCCATGTAATCGGCGTGGACCTGGACCGCATGAAGCTCCAGCAGGCCCGAGCCTATGCCGGAGTCAAAGACATCCGGCGCGTCGACTTCGTGTGGGGGGACGTGGAGAAGACGCCGTACCACGAGTTCTCGTCCGAGCCGTTCGACTTCGTCGTGAGCAATCTCTGCATGTCCCCGGAGATCGTGTGGCATGCGTCGCGCGGTCTCCGGACCGGTGGGAAGTTCATCTTCTGCTGCCACCATGGAGACCACTGGAAGGAGACGCGCCGCGGCTCGCGGTGGGCCTTCTACGAGGACACGATGGAGGACTTGCTCGAGGAGAACCGTTTCGACGTCGAGTTCCTGGGCGTGGACACGATCGTCGCGGAGTTCGAAGAACTGCGGGAGGTCGAGCTCTTCCTCCGAGATGAGACGGTTCGCAAGTGGGTCGAGGACGGCCGCTGGGAGGAGCTCTCCGATTCCTTCGCCCGCGGGGAGAAGCACCTGACCCAGTCCTACCTCGTCGTGAAGGCCCGGCGGCTCGCCCACGAGCGCCCAGACCTCGCGTGAGGTACCGCCGCGGGAGTCAGCGGCGCCGCGGA from Thermoplasmata archaeon includes these protein-coding regions:
- a CDS encoding aldehyde dehydrogenase family protein, translated to MDVTEHGLFVRGKSVPASSGKTVEVLDPATNRAIARVASGTREDVDSAVEAARAAFESPDWRDMDPSKRGRLLFLLAQQIRDRFEELARLESLNVGKPLREAKGDVAYVYKLFEYYAGIADKIQGATIPVPGARLDYTLREPLGVTAHIAPWNYPLLLACRGIAPALAAGNTVVLKPASLTPLSALRVAELAETAGFPPGAFNVVTGPGKEVGEALVRHPDVDSVTLTGSTETGKQLLRIAADRITPTALELGGKNPQIVLPDARMDKAVAGVAFGAFQNAGQMCWAGSKLLVHADVAPAFLEKLKDRTAKMRIGPGLEEGVHMGPLVSREQARTVSEAIEESVRTGAKPLVGGGRPEDARLRDGNFLLPTVFEHPPADSRVAREEVFGPVLAAWSFTDLDDAIARANDTPYGLSAGLWTQDLGSAHTIARRLKAGMVSINEYPVTFPQTPFLGWKQSGLGQEQGVDAVLFYTHVKNVLVNLE
- a CDS encoding class I SAM-dependent methyltransferase — translated: MVDVVRQTRRLLWRDAARHAFELRPMLLDQFRHEDFRGRRVLDVGTGEGRVAFVAAGLGGHVIGVDLDRMKLQQARAYAGVKDIRRVDFVWGDVEKTPYHEFSSEPFDFVVSNLCMSPEIVWHASRGLRTGGKFIFCCHHGDHWKETRRGSRWAFYEDTMEDLLEENRFDVEFLGVDTIVAEFEELREVELFLRDETVRKWVEDGRWEELSDSFARGEKHLTQSYLVVKARRLAHERPDLA